A region from the Armatimonadota bacterium genome encodes:
- the pyrH gene encoding UMP kinase: MELVPPDMAAVLSPGSPAGGRWGDSAGPDVRRTRILLKLSGEAFAGDQCQGLDQDVISRFASEVSEVRARGVEIAIVVGGGNFVRGAATAGSGIEEAQAHYMGMLATVINALALQGILERLGTPCRVQSALQMQAVAEPFIRRRATRHLEKGRVVVFAAGTGNPYFTTDTAAALRATEIGADVLIMAKNRVDGVYDSDPNIYPTANKYHALTYEEVIRDRLKVMDLTALTHSMQHQMPIVVCDIGVHGNISRIVSGEDIGTLVSTRDAVAALLDRISGSS; the protein is encoded by the coding sequence TTGGAACTCGTTCCCCCCGATATGGCAGCAGTTCTTTCACCGGGTAGTCCGGCCGGCGGTCGCTGGGGCGATTCTGCCGGCCCGGACGTCCGGCGCACCCGCATCCTGCTCAAACTGAGCGGAGAGGCTTTCGCCGGGGACCAGTGCCAGGGGCTGGACCAGGACGTCATCTCGCGATTCGCGTCCGAAGTCAGCGAAGTGCGCGCGCGGGGCGTGGAGATCGCCATCGTCGTCGGTGGTGGCAATTTCGTGCGGGGTGCGGCCACTGCCGGTTCCGGCATTGAAGAGGCTCAGGCGCACTACATGGGCATGCTGGCCACGGTCATCAACGCCCTGGCCCTGCAGGGCATCCTGGAAAGGCTCGGCACTCCCTGCCGCGTCCAGAGCGCCCTCCAGATGCAGGCTGTCGCCGAACCGTTCATCCGGCGCCGCGCCACCCGCCACCTGGAGAAGGGGCGCGTCGTGGTCTTCGCGGCAGGCACCGGAAACCCGTATTTTACCACGGATACCGCTGCTGCCCTGCGAGCCACGGAGATCGGCGCCGATGTATTGATTATGGCCAAGAACAGGGTGGATGGCGTCTACGACAGCGATCCCAATATCTACCCGACGGCTAACAAGTACCACGCGCTGACCTATGAAGAAGTGATCCGGGATCGCCTGAAGGTGATGGACCTGACCGCCCTCACACATAGCATGCAGCACCAGATGCCGATCGTCGTTTGCGACATCGGCGTTCATGGAAACATCAGTCGAATCGTCAGCGGCGAGGATATCGGCACGCTGGTCAGCACCAGGGACGCCGTTGCCGCGCTGCTTGATCGGATATCCGGGAGCAGTTAG
- the frr gene encoding ribosome recycling factor: MPNDIVKDAEHRMKQAVEATNKELRNIRTGRANAGILEHVTVNAYGTELPVNQVASIAVPEARQLLITPFDRNMLPALEKAILKSDLGLNPNSDGTCIRLNIPQMTEDRRKQMVKQTHGEVEHGRVAIRNVRRDANEHLQKSQKSHEMSEDELKRLQAEVQKLTDRYIVELDQVQKAKEAELMEV; the protein is encoded by the coding sequence ATGCCAAACGACATCGTGAAGGACGCCGAGCACCGCATGAAGCAGGCGGTCGAGGCTACGAACAAGGAACTGCGTAACATCCGTACCGGCCGGGCCAACGCCGGGATTCTGGAACACGTGACGGTGAACGCGTACGGTACGGAGCTGCCGGTGAACCAGGTCGCAAGCATCGCCGTGCCCGAAGCGCGCCAGCTGCTCATTACGCCGTTCGATCGGAATATGCTGCCGGCGCTGGAGAAAGCCATCCTCAAGAGCGACCTCGGCCTGAACCCCAACAGCGATGGAACGTGCATCCGCCTCAATATCCCGCAGATGACCGAGGATCGCCGCAAGCAGATGGTCAAGCAGACACACGGTGAAGTGGAGCACGGCCGGGTGGCCATCCGCAACGTTCGCCGGGACGCCAACGAGCACCTCCAGAAGAGCCAGAAATCGCACGAAATGAGCGAGGACGAGCTCAAACGCCTGCAGGCTGAAGTCCAGAAACTCACCGACAGGTACATCGTCGAACTGGACCAGGTGCAGAAGGCCAAAGAAGCCGAACTGATGGAAGTCTGA
- a CDS encoding isoprenyl transferase, whose amino-acid sequence MPTDIDLSRLPQHVAVIMDGNGRWAKRQGLPRVSGHAQGHYTVRRVTDLCGKLGIPYLTMYAFSNENWSRPADEVSGLMSLIEHVAHEEIQSLHAENVRFNIIGRLHELPASLKTELDRDMALTRDNTGLTLTLAINYGGRNEIVDAVRAIMREGTAPEAVDDALIGNHLYTAGMPDPDLLIRTAGELRVSNYLLWQIAYAEIHVTDVLWPDFSDEDFLNAVRDYQRRTRKFGGLAT is encoded by the coding sequence ATGCCGACAGATATCGACCTTTCCCGCCTCCCCCAGCACGTAGCCGTCATCATGGATGGCAACGGGCGCTGGGCCAAACGTCAGGGCCTTCCCCGGGTCTCGGGGCACGCGCAGGGCCATTACACCGTCCGTCGGGTTACCGATCTCTGCGGTAAGCTCGGCATCCCCTACCTCACCATGTACGCGTTCAGCAATGAGAACTGGTCGCGTCCCGCGGACGAAGTCAGCGGCCTTATGTCGCTCATTGAACACGTCGCCCACGAAGAGATCCAGTCGCTCCACGCGGAGAACGTCCGGTTCAACATCATCGGACGCCTGCACGAACTGCCCGCCAGTCTGAAAACCGAACTGGATCGCGATATGGCGTTGACGCGGGACAATACCGGCCTCACCTTGACCCTCGCCATCAACTACGGCGGGCGCAACGAGATCGTGGACGCCGTTCGGGCCATCATGCGCGAGGGCACGGCGCCGGAAGCCGTGGACGACGCCCTCATCGGAAATCACCTGTACACCGCGGGGATGCCGGACCCGGACCTCCTGATACGTACCGCCGGCGAACTGCGCGTGAGCAATTACCTTCTCTGGCAGATCGCCTACGCCGAAATCCACGTAACCGATGTTCTCTGGCCGGATTTCTCCGACGAGGACTTCCTGAACGCCGTTCGCG
- the tsf gene encoding translation elongation factor Ts translates to MAISATQVKELRDETGAGMMDCKKALEASTGDKEEARKWLREKGLAGAAKRAARVAKEGTIGSYIHPVGRKIGVMIELNCETDFVARNDEFQTMARDLAMHIAAAKPEFVRREDIPAEFLANELEINLQLARNEGKPEAAVQKIAEGRVNKRMQELVLMEQPFVKSPDGRTVKDILDDLRAKMGEKIDVARFAAFRVGEGVEETEQAEA, encoded by the coding sequence ATGGCCATATCAGCAACGCAAGTTAAGGAACTCAGGGACGAAACCGGCGCCGGCATGATGGACTGCAAGAAGGCGCTGGAAGCCAGCACGGGAGACAAGGAAGAAGCTCGCAAGTGGCTTCGCGAGAAGGGGCTGGCCGGCGCCGCAAAGCGCGCGGCCCGCGTCGCGAAGGAAGGCACTATCGGGTCTTACATCCATCCGGTGGGCCGAAAAATCGGCGTGATGATCGAACTCAATTGCGAGACAGACTTCGTCGCTCGCAACGATGAGTTCCAGACCATGGCGCGTGACCTGGCGATGCACATCGCCGCCGCGAAGCCGGAATTCGTTCGCCGCGAGGACATCCCCGCCGAATTCCTCGCCAACGAACTCGAGATCAACCTGCAACTCGCGCGCAACGAGGGCAAACCCGAAGCGGCCGTCCAGAAGATCGCCGAGGGCCGCGTCAATAAGCGCATGCAGGAACTCGTTCTGATGGAACAGCCCTTCGTCAAGAGCCCGGATGGTCGCACTGTGAAGGACATCCTGGATGACCTTCGCGCGAAGATGGGCGAGAAGATAGATGTCGCTCGCTTTGCCGCCTTTCGCGTGGGTGAGGGCGTCGAGGAGACCGAGCAGGCGGAGGCCTAG
- a CDS encoding kelch repeat-containing protein, protein MLRNVPDCTGNPVSLTLTLVCLARRLGVFSRALAAILVLFGFAGLEAATAQSWRQVAPPQGRGGPGMAYDTGRGRMVMFGGSDVNNGRLGDTWESDGSAWKPVAYTGPSPRSDAPMAYDSARGKTVLFGGITKDTYYRDTWEWDGLTWAQVATTGPGYRYRPAMAYDSARGKTVLFGGTFNTSLNDTWEWDGSTWTQVASTGPSPRSGATMAFDSQRARIVLFGGGGGGTDTWEWDGAVWTQVSTTGPPARTMACMAYDSARGKTVLFGGSASTALLGDTWEWDGTAWAQVSSTGPSARMWASMAYNPARSKTVLFAGSDNTGTTDFSDTWEWDGNAWALAAPTAPPSRSGAVMTYDSAHKTSILLGGSNLSGSLKDMWAWDGMAWSKLSGTAPSGATYASLAYDSVRTKLVLFNTLGETWEWDGAAWAKASSTGPPARQYASMVYDTALAKTVIYGGSTGSATFYGDVWTWNGIEWKQEVVPPEMAPRSGAVMAYDSLRNRSVLFGGFNPSLGRLNETWEWDGVAWHEVATTGPLPRTFATIAFDATRGRTVLFGGSNGTTRYNDTWDWDGTTWTQTSPSGPSIRSGASMTYDSNAGKVILFGGLGPTILGDTWVYGAWSSLTLQDAVSALKIAAGITPATASNIQTLNLVPDAPAAASVDIADAIGVARRAVGLDTSQ, encoded by the coding sequence GTGTTGCGAAATGTGCCGGATTGCACCGGCAACCCTGTCAGTCTTACCCTCACGCTTGTCTGCTTGGCGCGGCGCCTCGGCGTGTTTAGTCGGGCCCTCGCGGCAATCCTCGTCTTGTTCGGCTTCGCCGGACTCGAAGCAGCCACCGCGCAGAGTTGGCGCCAGGTCGCCCCTCCGCAGGGACGCGGCGGTCCTGGCATGGCCTATGACACCGGTCGCGGCAGGATGGTCATGTTCGGCGGTTCCGACGTAAATAACGGCCGCCTTGGTGACACGTGGGAGTCGGATGGAAGCGCCTGGAAGCCCGTCGCCTATACCGGTCCGTCGCCTCGTTCGGATGCCCCGATGGCGTACGACAGCGCGCGCGGCAAAACCGTGCTGTTCGGCGGCATCACCAAAGACACCTACTACAGAGACACATGGGAATGGGACGGTCTCACGTGGGCGCAGGTCGCCACCACCGGGCCGGGCTATCGGTATCGTCCGGCGATGGCTTACGACAGCGCCAGGGGAAAGACCGTTCTCTTCGGCGGCACCTTCAATACCAGCCTCAATGACACCTGGGAGTGGGATGGAAGCACCTGGACGCAGGTTGCCAGTACCGGCCCTTCCCCCCGTTCAGGTGCGACCATGGCGTTTGACAGCCAGCGGGCCAGGATTGTGCTTTTCGGGGGCGGCGGCGGAGGCACGGACACGTGGGAGTGGGACGGCGCCGTCTGGACGCAGGTGTCCACCACAGGCCCGCCGGCCCGCACGATGGCCTGCATGGCATATGACAGCGCGCGCGGCAAGACCGTCCTGTTCGGGGGCTCCGCATCCACCGCATTGCTCGGCGATACGTGGGAATGGGATGGAACGGCCTGGGCGCAGGTTTCCAGCACGGGCCCTTCGGCCCGAATGTGGGCGTCGATGGCCTACAATCCCGCCCGATCGAAGACGGTGCTGTTCGCGGGGTCCGATAACACCGGCACTACTGACTTCAGTGACACTTGGGAATGGGACGGCAACGCGTGGGCGTTGGCCGCACCTACGGCTCCGCCGTCGCGTAGCGGGGCGGTGATGACTTACGACAGCGCGCACAAGACGTCGATCCTCCTGGGTGGCAGCAACTTGTCCGGCAGCCTGAAGGACATGTGGGCTTGGGACGGCATGGCCTGGAGTAAGCTCTCCGGCACCGCCCCTTCAGGGGCCACCTATGCCTCCCTGGCCTACGACAGCGTCCGAACGAAACTGGTCCTCTTCAACACTCTCGGAGAGACGTGGGAATGGGATGGCGCTGCCTGGGCAAAGGCCTCTTCAACGGGCCCGCCTGCCAGGCAATATGCGTCGATGGTATACGACACGGCGCTTGCGAAAACGGTCATCTACGGCGGAAGCACCGGCAGTGCGACGTTCTATGGCGACGTGTGGACGTGGAATGGGATCGAATGGAAGCAGGAGGTTGTTCCGCCGGAAATGGCGCCGCGCTCAGGCGCGGTGATGGCCTACGACAGCCTGCGAAACCGGTCGGTTCTATTCGGTGGCTTTAACCCCAGCCTCGGCCGATTGAATGAGACCTGGGAATGGGATGGTGTTGCCTGGCACGAGGTTGCTACGACGGGACCCCTTCCGCGCACATTTGCCACGATCGCGTTCGACGCCACCCGTGGCAGGACTGTCTTGTTCGGCGGCAGCAATGGCACAACGCGATACAACGACACTTGGGATTGGGACGGGACGACCTGGACACAGACCTCCCCGTCCGGACCTTCGATTCGGTCCGGAGCATCGATGACATACGATTCCAACGCCGGCAAGGTGATCCTCTTCGGTGGCTTGGGTCCCACTATCCTCGGCGACACCTGGGTGTACGGTGCCTGGTCCAGCCTCACGCTTCAAGATGCGGTTTCCGCGCTCAAGATCGCCGCGGGGATTACGCCGGCTACCGCGAGCAATATCCAGACGCTCAACCTGGTTCCGGATGCCCCCGCGGCGGCATCGGTAGACATCGCGGACGCCATCGGCGTAGCCCGCCGGGCCGTCGGCTTGGATACCAGCCAGTAG
- the rpsB gene encoding 30S ribosomal protein S2: MSSTTMKELLEAGVHFGHQTKRWNPKMKRYIYGGRNGIYIIDLHQTLKMFEDARKFIQSVVENNQCVLFVGTKKQAQDAIAESAIKSKQFYVNQRWLGGMLTNWGTITQRIKHLRELERMEVDGTFEKVTKKEAQGLMEEKERLERFFGGIKDMGRLPGALFVVDLKKEALAVHEARKLGIPIVAVVDTNCDPDLVDYIIPGNDDAIRAIKLFCGKVAEAIIAVKEGEFEGDMEQAEGAVAETAAPDADGEKPAEETAETIEEAAEENVVLGEAGEE, translated from the coding sequence TTGTCCAGTACAACGATGAAGGAACTCCTGGAGGCCGGCGTGCATTTCGGCCACCAGACCAAGCGCTGGAACCCGAAAATGAAGCGCTACATCTATGGAGGCCGCAACGGCATCTACATCATCGACCTCCACCAGACCCTGAAGATGTTCGAGGACGCGCGCAAGTTCATCCAGAGCGTGGTCGAAAACAACCAGTGTGTTCTGTTTGTCGGCACCAAAAAGCAGGCCCAGGACGCCATCGCCGAATCCGCCATCAAGTCCAAGCAGTTCTATGTGAACCAGCGCTGGCTCGGCGGGATGCTCACAAACTGGGGAACCATTACCCAGCGCATCAAGCATCTCCGCGAACTGGAGCGCATGGAAGTGGACGGCACTTTCGAAAAAGTCACCAAGAAGGAAGCCCAGGGGCTGATGGAAGAGAAGGAGCGCCTGGAGCGGTTCTTCGGTGGCATCAAGGACATGGGACGCCTGCCCGGCGCGCTCTTCGTGGTGGACCTCAAGAAGGAAGCCCTGGCGGTTCACGAAGCCCGCAAGCTTGGTATCCCCATCGTTGCCGTTGTGGATACGAACTGTGACCCGGACTTGGTTGACTACATCATCCCGGGCAACGACGACGCGATTCGCGCCATCAAGCTGTTCTGCGGCAAGGTGGCGGAGGCGATCATCGCCGTAAAAGAGGGCGAGTTCGAAGGCGATATGGAGCAGGCTGAAGGCGCCGTCGCCGAAACCGCCGCTCCCGACGCGGACGGCGAAAAGCCGGCCGAAGAAACCGCGGAAACTATCGAAGAAGCTGCCGAGGAAAACGTCGTCCTCGGTGAAGCCGGCGAAGAGTAA